The following proteins are encoded in a genomic region of Nicoliella spurrieriana:
- a CDS encoding M24 family metallopeptidase yields MDQRMKALRKQMRLLGVNSMVITDAFNLLYLSGFHGLPGDGCFVVTAQRAVLITDSRYETEMVARLANAPIELEITRDYYASAYNELATEPGTVGFENSLQFATYEELKQLFGDRLVAVDNVVEKLRFVKDQNEIMTIKKSCQLADEAYAAMLHYVHAGLKERDVERFLFDWLTSHGASKPSFDTIVVSGYRSALPHGTASDKVIRTGELVTVDFGFYYRDYTFDMTRTFAVGEPGAELRRVYAVVQAAQSKMIQAMHSGADTTSVDAAARQYIAQQGYGDYFGHGSGHGIGLDIHEQPVMGPNRHHQLHAGYVMTAEPGIYLPGKGGVRIEDDVLIKGSGFELLTHSNRDLIVIE; encoded by the coding sequence ATGGACCAACGAATGAAGGCGTTGCGTAAGCAAATGCGATTGCTTGGCGTTAACAGCATGGTCATCACCGATGCATTTAACCTGTTGTACCTAAGCGGGTTTCATGGGTTACCCGGTGATGGGTGTTTTGTGGTTACTGCGCAGCGGGCGGTATTGATTACTGATAGTCGCTATGAGACCGAAATGGTCGCACGGTTGGCGAATGCGCCGATCGAACTGGAAATTACCAGGGACTACTACGCCAGTGCTTACAATGAGCTAGCTACCGAGCCTGGCACGGTCGGCTTTGAGAACTCATTGCAATTTGCTACATATGAAGAATTAAAACAATTATTTGGTGACCGGCTGGTCGCGGTTGATAACGTCGTTGAAAAATTACGGTTCGTTAAGGACCAAAATGAAATTATGACCATCAAGAAAAGTTGTCAACTAGCTGATGAAGCGTATGCTGCGATGCTCCACTATGTCCATGCGGGACTCAAGGAACGCGATGTCGAGCGATTCTTATTTGACTGGTTGACTAGTCATGGTGCTAGCAAACCCAGTTTTGATACGATCGTAGTCAGTGGCTACCGCTCGGCACTGCCCCACGGGACGGCATCCGATAAGGTGATTCGAACTGGTGAGTTGGTAACGGTTGATTTTGGCTTTTACTACCGTGACTACACGTTCGATATGACCAGGACGTTTGCGGTGGGGGAACCGGGCGCTGAACTACGGCGGGTGTATGCCGTGGTGCAAGCAGCTCAATCGAAGATGATCCAAGCCATGCACAGTGGCGCTGATACGACTAGCGTGGATGCCGCAGCTCGTCAATACATTGCCCAGCAGGGGTATGGTGATTACTTTGGGCATGGCAGTGGCCACGGGATTGGCTTAGATATTCATGAACAACCAGTGATGGGTCCGAACCGCCACCACCAACTGCATGCCGGGTACGTGATGACCGCTGAGCCGGGGATTTATTTGCCGGGCAAGGGTGGCGTTAGGATTGAAGATGACGTTTTAATCAAGGGCAGTGGTTTTGAACTGTTGACCCATAGTAACCGCGATTTAATTGTAATTGAATAG